The bacterium BMS3Abin08 genome segment GTCTTACTAAAAAGACAAAAACTGTTCTACCACGAAGGGCACGAAGGACACGAAGAGAGGATATGAGGGGCTTCAATAAGACAAAAACTGTTCTACCACGAAGGGCACGAAGGACACGAAGAGAGGATATGAGGGGCTTCAATAAGACAAAAACTGTTTACCACGAAGGGCACGAAGGGCACGAAGAGAGGATACGAAAGTTATCTTTAAGTAAGAGGCAAAGAGTGTAACAAATTACTAATAAGGCAACTGATTACCATGAAGAGGTTTTATAATACATATCGTGAACTCAGAGGGTCAAGCGCAGAGCGTTACCAGCCATCGATTCAAAGGATACAGGACTTTTTTAGACAGGATGGACATGATGTTGCAGGATAACCGGTTTAAACAACAGGATTTTCTCTATCTTTATTTCTTTATCCTGTTAATCCTGTCTGAATTCAGGTATTGTCTTTATTCGCAGAGGGCGGCGGGGAGGTGCGTTTTTATCATGCTGTTTGGAGGTACTTGGAGGCACTTGGAGGTATTCGGTAAAAAAGTGTAAAATAAAACTATGGAAGGGGGGGAAGGGAGGATCAATGGGCTACTATGTTATCCTCAGCACATTAACCGATGAGGGAAGGAAGACCCTCAAGGAAAACCCTGAAAGGATCATTGAAGTCAACAGGGAACTTGAAACAATGGGCGTCAAGGTAAAGGAGCAGTTTGCGGTTCTCGGTCCATACGATTTTGTAAACATCGTGGAGGCGCCCGATAATGAAACCGTAATGAAGATGTCGGTGGAGATCGGCGCAAGGGGAACCGTGCAGTTACTAAGTCTGCCGGCGATACCGGCAGAAGAGTTGATCAGTAAACTGAGATAAGTCCACTCCCCCCTTCCTGTCTCTTGTAGGATTGCATGTTTGAATAAAAGGTGTTAAATAGTTTAGAATATCATTGATCCTAAGCCCTTGGTTTAGAGAAATCCATAAAGAGGAGGTT includes the following:
- a CDS encoding GYD domain protein; translation: MGYYVILSTLTDEGRKTLKENPERIIEVNRELETMGVKVKEQFAVLGPYDFVNIVEAPDNETVMKMSVEIGARGTVQLLSLPAIPAEELISKLR